A DNA window from Bacteroides cellulosilyticus contains the following coding sequences:
- the tsaD gene encoding tRNA (adenosine(37)-N6)-threonylcarbamoyltransferase complex transferase subunit TsaD encodes MSTIILGIESSCDDTSAAVIKDGYLLSNVVSSQAVHEAYGGVVPELASRAHQQNIVPVVHEALKRAGVTKEELSAVAFTRGPGLMGSLLVGVSFAKGFARSLGVPMIDVNHLTGHVLAHFIKAEGEDAIQPEFPFLCLLVSGGNSQIILVKAYNDMEILGQTIDDAAGEAIDKCSKVMGLGYPGGPIIDKLARQGNPKAFTFSKPHIPGLDYSFSGLKTSFLYSLRDWMKEDPDFIEHHKVDLAASLEATVVDILMDKLRKAAKEYKIKQVAVAGGVSANNGLRNAFREHAEKYGWKIFIPKFSYTTDNAAMIAITGYFKYQDKDFCSIDAPAYSRVTLK; translated from the coding sequence ATGAGTACAATAATTTTAGGAATAGAAAGCTCTTGTGACGACACCTCTGCTGCCGTCATCAAAGATGGGTATCTGCTATCGAATGTCGTTTCCAGTCAGGCGGTGCACGAGGCCTATGGCGGTGTGGTTCCCGAATTAGCTTCACGTGCACATCAGCAAAACATCGTTCCAGTGGTTCATGAAGCATTAAAACGTGCCGGAGTAACTAAAGAAGAATTGAGTGCGGTGGCGTTTACAAGAGGACCGGGATTGATGGGTTCTTTGTTGGTAGGCGTGTCGTTTGCCAAAGGCTTTGCCCGTTCCTTAGGTGTCCCAATGATTGATGTTAATCACTTGACTGGTCATGTGTTAGCTCATTTTATTAAAGCAGAAGGTGAGGATGCTATTCAGCCTGAATTTCCTTTCCTTTGCTTGCTTGTATCAGGGGGAAATTCACAGATTATCCTGGTGAAGGCATACAATGACATGGAGATTTTGGGTCAGACAATTGATGATGCTGCAGGGGAAGCTATTGATAAGTGTTCGAAAGTGATGGGGCTTGGGTATCCCGGTGGTCCGATTATCGATAAACTGGCTCGCCAGGGCAATCCGAAGGCTTTTACTTTCAGTAAACCTCATATTCCCGGATTAGATTATAGTTTCAGTGGTTTGAAAACCTCATTTTTGTATTCTTTACGTGATTGGATGAAGGAAGATCCTGATTTCATCGAACATCATAAGGTTGATCTGGCTGCTTCACTCGAAGCTACTGTTGTAGATATTCTGATGGACAAACTTCGTAAGGCTGCAAAGGAATATAAGATTAAGCAAGTAGCCGTGGCTGGTGGGGTTTCTGCTAATAACGGCCTGCGTAATGCTTTCCGTGAACATGCTGAAAAGTATGGATGGAAGATATTTATCCCTAAATTCAGCTATACAACAGATAATGCTGCCATGATTGCCATTACCGGTTATTTTAAATATCAGGATAAGGATTTCTGTTCGATAGATGCGCCGGCTTATTCGCGTGTCACATTGAAGTGA
- a CDS encoding vWA domain-containing protein: MVFANIEYLFLLLLLIPYIVWYIMKRRNNEATLQISDARVYAHTPKSYKNYLLHVPFMLRIIALALIIVVLARPQTTNSWQNSEIEGIDIMMAIDVSTSMLAEDLKPNRLEAAKDVAAEFINGRPNDNIGITLFAGESFTQCPLTVDHAVLLNLFQGIKCGIIEDGTAVGMGIANAVTRLKDSKAKSKVIILLTDGTNNKGDISPLTAAEIAKSFGIRVYTIGVGTNGMAPYPYPVGNTVQYVNMPVEIDEKTLTQIAATTEGNYFRATSNSKLKEVYEEIDKLEKTKLNVKEYSKRQEEYRWFALAAFLCVLLEVLLRNSILKKIP; encoded by the coding sequence ATGGTTTTTGCCAATATTGAATATTTGTTTTTGCTGCTGTTGCTTATACCTTATATAGTATGGTATATCATGAAGCGGAGGAATAATGAAGCTACACTTCAGATTTCGGATGCTCGTGTATATGCTCATACGCCGAAGAGTTATAAGAACTATTTGTTGCATGTGCCTTTTATGTTGCGGATTATTGCCTTGGCATTGATTATCGTAGTGTTGGCGCGTCCTCAAACTACTAATAGCTGGCAAAACAGTGAAATTGAAGGTATAGATATTATGATGGCCATCGACGTATCTACCAGTATGCTGGCAGAGGACTTGAAACCGAATCGTCTGGAAGCTGCTAAAGATGTGGCTGCGGAGTTTATCAATGGTCGGCCCAATGATAATATCGGTATAACTTTATTTGCCGGTGAAAGTTTTACGCAATGTCCGTTGACGGTGGATCATGCAGTGCTTTTGAATCTGTTTCAAGGCATTAAGTGTGGTATTATTGAAGATGGAACAGCAGTCGGTATGGGTATTGCTAATGCAGTTACTCGCTTGAAAGATAGTAAAGCGAAGTCTAAAGTAATCATTCTATTGACGGATGGTACAAATAATAAAGGAGATATATCTCCGCTGACTGCGGCAGAAATAGCTAAGAGTTTTGGTATCCGGGTTTATACAATTGGTGTAGGTACAAACGGAATGGCTCCGTATCCTTATCCGGTGGGTAACACTGTGCAGTATGTCAATATGCCAGTGGAGATTGATGAAAAGACACTGACGCAGATTGCGGCTACCACAGAAGGTAATTATTTCCGTGCCACCAGTAATTCTAAGCTGAAAGAGGTATATGAAGAGATCGATAAGTTGGAGAAAACCAAGTTGAATGTGAAGGAATACAGCAAGCGCCAGGAAGAATACCGTTGGTTTGCTTTGGCGGCGTTCTTGTGCGTGTTACTTGAAGTATTGCTTCGTAATTCTATCTTGAAGAAGATACCTTAA
- the rimO gene encoding 30S ribosomal protein S12 methylthiotransferase RimO, with amino-acid sequence MKRKTIDIITLGCSKNLVDSEHLMRQLEEAGYHVTHDTEKPEGEIAVINTCGFIGDAKEESINMILKFAQAKEEGDLEKLYVMGCLSERYLKELAIEIPQVDKFYGKFNWAELLQDLGKAYHEELHIERTLTTPKHYAYLKISEGCDRKCSYCAIPIITGRHVSRPMEEVLDEVRYLVSKGVKEFQVIAQELTYYGVDLYKKQMLPELIERISEVPGVEWIRLHYAYPAHFPMDLFRVMRERPNVCKYMDIALQHISNPMLEKMRRHVTQEETYHLIEQFRKEVPGIHLRTTLMVGYPGETEADFEELKEFVRKARFDRMGAFTYSEEEGTYAAAHYEDEIPQEVKQARLDELMSIQQGISAEQSAAKVGQCLKVIIDRLEGDYYIGRTEFDSPEVDPEVLIEQGKQKLLIGNFYQVEIINSDDFDLFGRVI; translated from the coding sequence ATGAAGCGGAAAACCATTGATATTATAACGTTAGGATGTTCTAAAAACCTAGTGGACTCGGAACATTTGATGCGGCAATTGGAAGAAGCCGGATATCATGTGACTCATGATACGGAAAAGCCTGAGGGAGAAATTGCAGTGATCAATACTTGTGGTTTCATCGGTGATGCAAAGGAAGAGTCCATCAATATGATTTTGAAATTTGCACAGGCAAAGGAAGAAGGGGATTTAGAAAAATTATATGTAATGGGATGTCTTTCGGAGCGTTATCTGAAAGAATTAGCTATCGAAATTCCACAAGTAGATAAATTTTATGGTAAATTTAACTGGGCGGAGTTGCTGCAGGATCTTGGTAAGGCATATCACGAAGAGCTTCATATAGAACGTACACTTACCACTCCTAAGCACTACGCATATCTGAAAATATCAGAAGGTTGTGATCGGAAGTGTTCGTATTGTGCTATTCCTATTATTACAGGAAGACATGTCTCACGTCCGATGGAAGAGGTCTTGGATGAAGTTCGTTATCTGGTAAGTAAGGGAGTGAAAGAGTTTCAGGTTATTGCTCAGGAATTGACATATTATGGAGTGGATTTATATAAGAAGCAAATGCTCCCCGAATTAATAGAACGTATTTCTGAAGTCCCTGGTGTGGAATGGATTCGGCTGCATTATGCTTATCCGGCACATTTTCCTATGGATTTATTCCGGGTCATGCGTGAGCGTCCTAATGTGTGCAAGTATATGGATATAGCCCTTCAGCATATCAGTAATCCGATGCTGGAGAAGATGCGGCGACATGTGACTCAGGAAGAAACCTATCATCTGATAGAGCAATTCCGTAAAGAAGTACCGGGTATTCATCTGCGCACTACTTTGATGGTAGGATATCCGGGAGAAACGGAAGCTGATTTTGAGGAATTAAAAGAGTTTGTTCGTAAGGCTCGTTTCGATAGAATGGGGGCTTTTACTTATTCCGAAGAAGAAGGTACTTATGCTGCTGCACACTATGAAGATGAAATTCCTCAGGAAGTGAAACAAGCACGCCTGGATGAGTTGATGTCAATTCAGCAAGGGATTTCGGCAGAACAGAGTGCAGCAAAGGTCGGTCAATGCCTTAAAGTAATTATCGATCGTTTGGAAGGAGATTATTATATTGGCCGTACGGAATTTGACTCCCCAGAAGTAGATCCGGAAGTTCTGATAGAACAGGGTAAACAGAAATTGCTTATTGGTAACTTTTACCAGGTAGAGATTATAAATTCCGATGATTTCGACCTTTTTGGACGAGTTATTTAA
- the ftsY gene encoding signal recognition particle-docking protein FtsY → MGFFSFFSKDKKETLDKGLSKTKESVFGKIARAVAGKSKVDDEVLDNLEEVLITSDVGVETTLNIIQRIEKRAALEKYMNAQELNTILRDEIAALLTENNSDDVDDFEAPIEKKPYVIMVVGVNGVGKTTTIGKLAYQFKKAGKSVYLGAADTFRAAAVEQLDIWGSRVGVPVIKQKMGADPASVAYDTLNSAVANNADVVIIDTAGRLHNKVGLMNELTKIKNVMKKVVPDAPNEVLLVLDGSTGQNAFEQAKQFTLATEVTAMAITKLDGTAKGGVVIGISDQFKIPVKYIGLGEGMEDLQVFRKKEFVDSLFGENA, encoded by the coding sequence ATGGGATTTTTTAGTTTTTTCTCAAAAGATAAAAAGGAAACATTAGATAAAGGATTATCTAAGACAAAGGAAAGTGTGTTCGGAAAAATTGCCCGTGCTGTGGCAGGAAAGTCGAAAGTGGATGATGAAGTGCTTGATAATCTGGAAGAGGTGTTGATAACATCGGATGTAGGCGTGGAAACGACATTGAATATTATTCAACGTATAGAGAAACGCGCTGCGTTAGAGAAATATATGAATGCGCAAGAATTGAACACCATTTTGCGCGATGAAATCGCTGCCTTATTGACGGAAAATAATTCAGATGATGTGGATGACTTTGAAGCTCCGATTGAGAAGAAACCTTACGTTATTATGGTAGTGGGAGTGAATGGAGTCGGTAAAACGACTACTATTGGTAAATTGGCTTATCAATTTAAAAAAGCTGGTAAAAGTGTTTATCTGGGTGCTGCGGATACTTTCCGTGCGGCAGCTGTCGAACAATTGGATATTTGGGGAAGTCGTGTAGGAGTACCTGTAATCAAACAGAAAATGGGCGCTGATCCAGCTTCTGTGGCTTATGATACTTTGAATTCTGCTGTTGCTAATAATGCCGATGTGGTAATCATTGATACTGCCGGACGTCTTCATAATAAAGTTGGCTTGATGAACGAGTTGACTAAGATTAAGAATGTAATGAAGAAAGTGGTTCCTGATGCTCCTAATGAAGTTTTGCTGGTTTTGGACGGTTCCACCGGACAAAATGCATTTGAGCAGGCTAAACAGTTCACATTGGCTACGGAAGTGACTGCGATGGCTATTACTAAATTAGATGGCACTGCGAAAGGGGGAGTTGTTATTGGCATTTCCGATCAGTTCAAAATACCGGTAAAATACATTGGTCTGGGTGAGGGTATGGAAGATCTGCAGGTGTTCCGTAAGAAAGAATTTGTTGATTCATTGTTTGGAGAGAATGCATGA
- a CDS encoding DUF4295 domain-containing protein — protein sequence MAKKTVASLHEGSKEGRAYTKVIKMVKSPKTGAYTFDEQMVLNEKVQDFFKK from the coding sequence ATGGCAAAGAAAACTGTAGCAAGTTTGCACGAAGGTTCTAAAGAAGGTCGTGCTTATACAAAGGTTATCAAGATGGTTAAGTCACCCAAAACTGGTGCTTACACTTTTGATGAACAGATGGTATTGAACGAAAAAGTGCAAGACTTTTTCAAGAAATAA
- a CDS encoding CinA family protein, whose product MKLEEEVGELLKSKNLSLSTAESCTGGGVAALVTSVPGSSEYFNGGIVAYSNEVKISLLHVSAETLERHGAVSQETVIEMVKGAMKALKTDCAVATSGIAGPGGGTSEKPVGTVWIAAAYKNEIVTFKQKGDDGRARNVQNAIQNALKMLHICLK is encoded by the coding sequence ATGAAACTGGAAGAAGAGGTCGGGGAATTACTAAAATCGAAGAATTTATCCCTTTCCACCGCAGAAAGTTGTACAGGAGGAGGTGTTGCTGCTTTAGTGACTTCTGTTCCGGGAAGTTCGGAATACTTCAATGGGGGAATTGTGGCTTATTCCAATGAGGTAAAGATATCTCTGCTTCATGTTTCTGCTGAAACATTGGAAAGGCATGGAGCCGTCAGTCAGGAAACAGTGATTGAAATGGTGAAAGGTGCGATGAAAGCATTGAAAACGGATTGTGCTGTTGCCACATCCGGGATCGCCGGCCCGGGAGGAGGTACATCTGAAAAACCTGTCGGAACAGTGTGGATTGCGGCTGCCTATAAAAATGAAATTGTAACTTTCAAACAAAAGGGGGATGACGGAAGAGCCAGGAATGTGCAAAATGCTATCCAGAATGCTTTAAAGATGCTCCATATATGCTTAAAATGA
- a CDS encoding DUF58 domain-containing protein, which yields METSELLKKVRQIEIKTRGLSNNIFAGQYHSAFKGRGMAFSEVREYQFGDDIRDIDWNVTARFNKPYVKVFEEERELTVMLLVDVSGSLEFGTVKQMKKDMVTEIAATLAFSAIQNNDKIGVIFFSDRIEKFIPPKKGRKHILYIIRELIDFKAESRRTDIRLGLEYLTNVMKRRCTAFLLSDFIDQGNFKNAMTIANRKHDMVAIQVYDRRVEELPAIGLMKIKDAETGHEQWIDTSSRAVRRAHHDWWVNKQVELNETFTKSNVDNVSVRTDQDYVKALMNLFAKRN from the coding sequence ATGGAAACAAGTGAACTGTTAAAAAAAGTCCGTCAGATTGAAATCAAGACGCGCGGATTATCCAACAATATCTTTGCCGGTCAGTATCATTCGGCCTTCAAGGGTAGGGGTATGGCATTTTCCGAGGTGCGCGAATATCAGTTTGGCGATGACATACGCGACATTGACTGGAACGTGACCGCTCGCTTCAATAAGCCTTACGTGAAGGTGTTCGAAGAAGAGCGCGAGCTGACCGTTATGTTGCTGGTGGATGTTTCCGGTAGTTTGGAATTCGGTACGGTGAAGCAGATGAAAAAGGATATGGTGACGGAAATAGCTGCAACATTGGCTTTTTCGGCTATACAAAACAACGATAAAATCGGGGTTATCTTTTTCTCTGACCGGATAGAGAAATTCATTCCGCCTAAGAAAGGGCGTAAGCATATCTTATATATTATTCGCGAACTGATTGACTTTAAAGCGGAGAGTCGGAGGACTGATATCCGGCTGGGACTAGAATATCTGACAAACGTAATGAAGCGTCGTTGTACAGCCTTCCTGTTATCCGATTTCATTGATCAGGGGAACTTTAAGAATGCAATGACTATCGCCAACCGGAAACATGATATGGTGGCTATCCAGGTGTATGACCGCAGGGTAGAGGAACTGCCGGCTATCGGTTTGATGAAGATAAAGGATGCTGAGACCGGACATGAGCAGTGGATTGATACTTCGTCGCGTGCTGTTCGTCGTGCTCATCACGACTGGTGGGTGAATAAACAGGTGGAACTGAACGAAACATTCACTAAAAGTAATGTCGATAATGTGTCGGTACGCACCGATCAGGACTATGTCAAAGCATTGATGAATTTGTTTGCGAAACGAAATTAA
- a CDS encoding HU family DNA-binding protein, with translation MNEKLNIQNLIELLAEKHGMDKADAESFVKEFFQLIEESLENDKYVKIRGLGTFKLIDVESRESVNINTGERFEIQGHTKVSFAPEPALKDLINKPFSHFETVVLNDETVLEDAPVEDNSEEEEKEEVFVEVVEVPTEVIEETAEIVKEESVVVAEEHIQVVEEVIETTEQPVREKEIQVDQTEPVIQIEESEQFVEAPVVLSGEVKQPVTEVITPVDECVEEPLTEQKDQEDLVPTYEVPEPPSPPVNKADSSTMKFFIGIVVLVVLLCVGAVTFMYYPDLFDRISPPPTEKVADEKVEKPAAPVALTDSIVRKDTATVVAKKDTVAEVVTPKVVEEPKPVAKQETPATAPKKETKKAAATPFEPDSVNYKIVGTKATYTIQEGETLTKVALRFYGTKALWPYIVKYNSGVIKNPDHVPYGTVIKIPELEKK, from the coding sequence ATGAATGAGAAGCTGAATATACAGAATTTAATAGAATTGCTCGCAGAAAAACATGGCATGGATAAGGCGGATGCCGAGAGCTTTGTGAAAGAGTTTTTTCAGTTGATTGAAGAATCGCTGGAGAATGATAAGTATGTAAAGATTAGAGGCTTGGGCACATTTAAACTGATTGATGTAGAGAGCCGTGAGAGCGTAAATATAAATACAGGAGAACGATTTGAAATACAGGGGCATACAAAAGTTTCATTTGCTCCGGAACCTGCCTTGAAGGACTTGATAAACAAGCCTTTTTCTCACTTTGAGACTGTGGTATTGAATGATGAAACCGTGTTAGAAGATGCACCGGTGGAGGATAATTCCGAAGAGGAGGAAAAAGAAGAGGTGTTTGTGGAAGTGGTAGAAGTGCCAACTGAGGTCATTGAGGAAACTGCTGAAATTGTTAAAGAAGAATCTGTAGTAGTAGCTGAGGAACATATTCAGGTAGTTGAAGAAGTAATAGAAACTACAGAACAACCTGTTCGAGAAAAAGAAATTCAGGTTGATCAGACGGAACCCGTCATTCAGATTGAAGAGTCAGAACAGTTTGTAGAGGCACCTGTCGTTCTATCTGGAGAAGTGAAACAGCCTGTAACGGAGGTAATTACTCCGGTGGATGAGTGTGTAGAAGAACCTCTGACAGAACAAAAGGATCAAGAAGATTTGGTGCCTACTTATGAAGTTCCTGAACCTCCATCACCTCCTGTGAATAAAGCAGATAGTTCTACGATGAAGTTTTTCATTGGAATCGTAGTACTTGTTGTATTATTATGTGTAGGTGCTGTTACTTTTATGTATTATCCGGATTTATTTGACAGAATATCTCCACCGCCAACAGAGAAAGTTGCTGATGAAAAGGTGGAGAAGCCGGCCGCTCCGGTCGCTCTGACGGATAGTATTGTTCGGAAAGATACCGCAACTGTGGTTGCGAAGAAAGATACTGTGGCAGAAGTTGTTACTCCTAAAGTTGTTGAAGAACCGAAGCCGGTTGCAAAACAGGAGACTCCTGCTACTGCTCCTAAAAAAGAGACAAAGAAAGCAGCTGCAACTCCTTTTGAGCCAGACTCTGTAAATTATAAGATTGTAGGTACGAAAGCTACCTATACTATCCAGGAAGGAGAAACTCTGACAAAGGTTGCACTTCGCTTTTACGGAACTAAGGCCCTGTGGCCCTATATTGTGAAGTATAATTCGGGTGTTATAAAGAATCCCGATCATGTGCCGTATGGTACTGTAATCAAGATACCGGAGCTCGAAAAGAAATAA
- the rpmG gene encoding 50S ribosomal protein L33, whose product MAKKAKGNRVQVILECTEHKDSGMPGTSRYITTKNRKNTTERLELKKYNPILKRVTVHKEIK is encoded by the coding sequence ATGGCAAAGAAAGCAAAAGGTAACAGAGTACAGGTGATTCTGGAATGCACAGAACACAAAGATAGTGGTATGCCGGGAACCTCTCGTTATATCACTACAAAAAACAGAAAGAATACAACTGAAAGATTGGAATTGAAGAAATACAACCCGATCCTGAAGAGAGTAACAGTACATAAAGAAATTAAATAA
- a CDS encoding AAA family ATPase translates to MAETIDIRELNERIERQSSFVTNLTAGMDQIIVGQKHLVESLLIGLLSDGHVLLEGVPGLAKTLAIKTLASLIDAQYSRVQFTPDLLPADVIGTMVYSQKDETFQVKKGPIFANFVLADEINRAPAKVQSALLEAMQERQVTIGKETFPLPEPFLVLATQNPIEQEGTYPLPEAQVDRFMLKVVIDYPKMEEEKLIIRQNINGDKFDVKPILKAQEIIEARKVVRQVYLDEKIERYIVDIVFATRYPEKYDLKELKDMIGFGGSPRASINLALAARTYAFIKRRGYVIPEDVRAVAHDVLRHRIGLTYEAEASNLTSDEIISKILNKVEVP, encoded by the coding sequence ATGGCTGAAACAATTGATATCCGCGAACTGAACGAGCGGATTGAAAGACAAAGTTCTTTTGTTACCAATCTTACTGCTGGTATGGACCAGATCATCGTAGGACAAAAACATCTGGTAGAGTCATTGTTAATCGGTTTGCTGTCCGATGGACACGTATTATTAGAAGGTGTGCCCGGTTTGGCAAAGACATTGGCGATTAAGACGCTTGCCTCGCTGATCGATGCACAATACAGTCGTGTACAGTTTACTCCCGATTTGCTGCCTGCTGACGTTATCGGTACAATGGTTTACAGTCAGAAAGACGAAACATTTCAAGTAAAGAAAGGACCTATTTTTGCCAATTTTGTTCTGGCAGATGAAATTAACCGTGCTCCGGCCAAGGTGCAGAGTGCTTTGCTGGAAGCTATGCAGGAACGCCAGGTAACTATCGGTAAGGAAACTTTTCCTCTACCCGAACCTTTCCTTGTACTTGCTACACAGAATCCTATTGAGCAGGAAGGTACTTATCCGTTGCCTGAAGCCCAAGTGGACCGTTTCATGCTGAAAGTGGTTATTGACTATCCGAAGATGGAAGAAGAAAAACTGATTATCCGCCAGAATATCAATGGCGATAAATTCGATGTGAAGCCTATTCTGAAAGCTCAGGAGATTATTGAAGCACGTAAAGTTGTTCGTCAGGTATATCTGGATGAGAAGATTGAACGCTACATTGTTGATATTGTATTTGCTACCCGTTATCCGGAGAAATATGATCTGAAGGAACTGAAAGATATGATTGGTTTCGGTGGTTCTCCCCGTGCCTCTATCAATCTGGCACTGGCTGCCCGTACTTATGCTTTCATCAAACGTCGTGGTTATGTGATTCCTGAAGATGTTCGTGCTGTGGCTCATGACGTATTGCGTCATCGTATCGGATTGACTTACGAAGCAGAGGCCAGCAACCTGACTTCTGACGAGATCATCAGCAAAATACTGAATAAGGTTGAAGTACCTTAA
- a CDS encoding VWA domain-containing protein — protein sequence MFRFEEPTYLYLLLLLPFLVAFYLYSNYRRRKAIRKFGDPVLMAQLMPDVSKYRPDVKFWLVFAAIGLFAVLLARPQFGSKLETVKRQGVEVMIALDISNSMLAQDVQPSRLEKAKRLVAQLVDKMENDKVGMIVFAGDAFTQLPITSDYISAKMFLESINPSLISKQGTAIGAAINLATRSFTPQEGVGRAVIVITDGENHEGGAVEAAKAAAEKGIQVSVLGVGMPDGAPIPVEGTNDFRRDRDGNVVVTRLNEQMCQEIAQAGDGIYVRVDNSNAAQKAIAQEINKMAKADVETQVYTEFNEQFQAVAWIILLLLLAEMLILERKNPLFRNIHLFKKEERYDDEK from the coding sequence ATGTTTCGATTTGAAGAACCTACATATTTATACCTGTTGCTCCTGTTGCCTTTCTTGGTGGCTTTCTACCTGTACTCCAATTATCGGAGACGGAAAGCGATCCGCAAGTTTGGCGATCCGGTGCTAATGGCACAGTTGATGCCGGATGTATCTAAATATCGTCCGGATGTGAAGTTTTGGCTGGTGTTTGCTGCAATCGGACTGTTTGCCGTATTGCTGGCACGTCCGCAGTTTGGCTCTAAGCTGGAGACTGTGAAACGTCAGGGGGTAGAGGTAATGATTGCTTTGGATATTTCTAACTCTATGTTGGCACAAGATGTACAACCCAGTCGTCTAGAGAAAGCCAAGAGATTGGTAGCACAGTTGGTTGACAAAATGGAGAATGATAAGGTAGGTATGATTGTGTTTGCCGGTGATGCCTTTACACAGTTGCCTATTACAAGCGATTATATTTCTGCCAAGATGTTTTTGGAATCTATTAATCCGTCGTTGATATCCAAGCAGGGTACGGCTATCGGTGCAGCTATTAATCTGGCTACCCGCAGTTTTACACCCCAGGAAGGAGTAGGGCGTGCCGTCATCGTTATTACTGACGGTGAAAACCATGAAGGCGGAGCTGTGGAGGCTGCCAAGGCTGCTGCAGAAAAAGGTATTCAAGTCAGTGTTCTGGGGGTGGGTATGCCTGATGGTGCACCTATTCCCGTAGAAGGAACCAATGACTTCCGCCGTGACCGTGACGGAAATGTGGTTGTAACCCGCTTGAATGAGCAGATGTGTCAGGAAATAGCTCAGGCAGGAGATGGGATTTATGTGCGTGTAGACAATTCAAATGCTGCGCAAAAGGCAATTGCTCAAGAGATTAATAAAATGGCGAAAGCGGATGTGGAAACACAGGTTTATACAGAGTTCAACGAACAATTCCAGGCTGTTGCATGGATTATATTGTTACTGTTGTTGGCTGAAATGCTGATTTTGGAACGTAAAAACCCGTTATTCCGTAATATCCATCTGTTTAAAAAGGAAGAAAGGTATGATGATGAGAAATAG
- the rpmB gene encoding 50S ribosomal protein L28: protein MSKICQITGKKAMIGNNVSHSKRRTKRTFDLNLFNKKFYYVEQDCWISLSICANGLRIINKKGLDAALNDAVAKGYCDWKSIKVIG, encoded by the coding sequence ATGTCGAAGATTTGTCAAATTACCGGAAAGAAAGCCATGATTGGCAACAATGTTTCACACTCAAAGAGAAGAACTAAGAGAACCTTTGATTTGAACTTGTTTAACAAGAAGTTCTACTATGTAGAGCAAGATTGCTGGATCAGCCTTAGCATTTGTGCTAACGGTCTGCGTATTATTAATAAGAAAGGACTGGACGCTGCTTTGAACGATGCAGTAGCAAAAGGTTATTGTGATTGGAAAAGCATTAAAGTAATTGGCTAA
- a CDS encoding HU family DNA-binding protein produces MNNKEFTSELSRRLGYTIKDTSELIASLLSDMTQQLQEGNAISVQSFGTFEVKKKAERITINPTTKLRMLVPPKLVLTYRPSTALKDKFK; encoded by the coding sequence TTGAATAATAAAGAATTTACTTCAGAATTGTCACGAAGATTGGGTTATACCATAAAGGATACATCCGAATTGATTGCATCTTTGCTGTCGGATATGACGCAACAGTTGCAAGAAGGAAATGCCATTTCTGTACAAAGTTTCGGTACGTTCGAGGTAAAGAAGAAAGCGGAGCGTATCACTATCAATCCTACAACCAAATTACGCATGTTGGTTCCACCTAAATTAGTATTAACATACAGACCCAGCACGGCTCTGAAAGATAAGTTTAAGTAA